One genomic region from Candidatus Bathyarchaeia archaeon encodes:
- a CDS encoding amino acid permease, protein MAEINSRGELKPTLGLLDATAISIGAIVGAGIYVVTGIAAGSAGPALIISMVLAAAISMLTAMSFAELTAWKPIEGSIYEYAYQLISPFAGFLTGWMWVISNTFAGAAVSLGFANYLCALFPSLPPNIVAAVFCFLFTVLNYFGIRQSALLNNILVAAKLSILGFFTIYGFFHVNPSNFASFNPFQVGVLSGAFYIFFAYGGFARVAVVAEEVKDARKNVPRAIMLSLAISTVVYILVGFVAVGLVDASRLAGSKSPLAEAISVTGNSLAVYTVSAGGLIATASVLLTAVLGVSRMAYAMARRKDLPQALSRLHKKYNTPYLAIWIVGVAMILLVLFVDITRVVAISNFALLFYYALANISALRLKAYNRMYPKIVPLFGAISCITLLIFTIFTLPQAWIMGVATLAVGVVYYGLKSLKGRGCS, encoded by the coding sequence TTGGCTGAAATCAACTCTCGTGGCGAGCTTAAGCCCACTTTAGGATTGCTTGACGCAACAGCCATAAGTATAGGCGCAATAGTTGGCGCAGGCATATATGTTGTGACCGGTATAGCCGCTGGTTCCGCCGGTCCAGCCTTGATTATTTCTATGGTTTTGGCTGCAGCCATATCCATGCTTACGGCTATGAGTTTTGCCGAATTAACCGCTTGGAAGCCTATAGAGGGAAGCATTTACGAGTATGCTTATCAGCTGATTTCGCCTTTTGCTGGCTTCTTAACTGGCTGGATGTGGGTTATCTCCAACACCTTTGCTGGTGCAGCCGTCTCTCTTGGATTTGCAAACTATTTATGCGCCCTTTTCCCATCGCTACCGCCAAACATTGTGGCAGCTGTTTTCTGCTTCCTCTTTACAGTGCTTAACTATTTTGGAATACGCCAATCAGCCCTCTTAAACAATATTCTTGTGGCAGCTAAACTTTCCATTTTGGGATTCTTCACGATTTACGGGTTCTTCCACGTTAACCCCTCAAATTTTGCCTCCTTTAATCCTTTTCAAGTTGGAGTTTTGTCCGGCGCATTTTACATTTTCTTTGCTTATGGAGGGTTTGCAAGAGTTGCCGTAGTGGCGGAAGAGGTTAAGGACGCTAGGAAAAATGTGCCTAGGGCTATAATGCTTTCTCTGGCAATATCAACAGTGGTTTACATTTTAGTGGGTTTTGTGGCTGTTGGACTTGTGGACGCCTCAAGGCTTGCTGGTTCAAAATCGCCACTTGCAGAGGCTATAAGCGTTACCGGAAACAGCCTCGCGGTCTACACAGTTTCAGCTGGCGGTTTAATTGCAACAGCAAGTGTTCTATTAACAGCCGTTTTGGGGGTTTCCCGCATGGCCTACGCTATGGCGCGGAGAAAAGATTTACCCCAAGCCCTGAGTAGGCTTCATAAAAAATATAACACGCCATATTTAGCCATATGGATTGTTGGTGTAGCTATGATATTGCTTGTCCTTTTTGTCGACATAACAAGGGTTGTAGCCATAAGCAACTTTGCATTGCTCTTCTATTATGCTTTAGCTAACATTTCAGCTTTAAGGCTGAAGGCTTATAATAGAATGTACCCAAAAATTGTGCCGCTTTTTGGGGCAATCTCATGTATAACCCTTTTAATTTTCACGATTTTCACTTTGCCCCAAGCATGGATTATGGGCGTTGCAACACTGGCTGTTGGCGTTGTCTATTATGGCTTAAAAAGTCTTAAGGGGCGTGGCTGTTCGTGA
- a CDS encoding glycosyltransferase family 2 protein — MQRRREICEKVGLCKRVHYPAISVIVPVYNGEKRIPEFLTSLFKSAAEYSNFCEITVVDNGSGDYTYEIAWATIQKWRRRWPNIKGRVIKSCAPLGKVEAVRMGVDGAFGELIIVVNSNILLKPNALKEIVKAYYTGEYGREMGKAVKVFPNPWFSRTATPLKTF; from the coding sequence ATGCAAAGAAGACGGGAAATTTGCGAGAAAGTCGGGTTGTGCAAGAGGGTTCATTACCCAGCCATCTCCGTAATCGTTCCAGTCTATAACGGAGAAAAGCGCATTCCAGAATTTTTAACAAGTCTTTTCAAAAGCGCGGCGGAATACTCAAACTTCTGCGAAATCACGGTTGTAGATAATGGAAGCGGCGACTATACATATGAAATTGCATGGGCAACGATCCAAAAATGGCGGAGACGATGGCCCAACATTAAAGGCAGAGTCATTAAAAGCTGTGCTCCTCTTGGAAAGGTTGAAGCGGTGAGGATGGGAGTTGATGGGGCTTTCGGAGAACTTATAATCGTAGTTAACAGCAACATCTTGTTAAAGCCAAATGCCCTTAAAGAAATTGTGAAGGCGTATTATACTGGCGAATATGGAAGGGAGATGGGGAAGGCTGTTAAGGTTTTTCCAAATCCATGGTTTTCACGAACAGCCACGCCCCTTAAGACTTTTTAA
- a CDS encoding winged helix-turn-helix domain-containing protein, translating to MEDLSRYYALLKDPARRKIIEILGTQEKIGFKELRDALGLGVGTVYYHLDMLSDFLEQDKQRKYRLNEKGKMLFRVLKEGSIPASLGIGETFSHRATKWLFLSPLFAKTIKPLRLLPFSLAILVLGAYGTAAARLEPALFFYFEYSTRSPTSTMAVFIFNWIGLFIFTEALALALYKRTGNELQLFTCIGLAALPLAIFPYIYVAVPRILSEFNLYYTEIEMIRQAILIVLQIWSLLLVSTAVCYGKGLRLDKGIIISLTAIYLNIAALFILGRFT from the coding sequence ATGGAAGACCTATCGCGTTACTATGCCCTCCTAAAAGACCCGGCGAGGCGAAAAATAATTGAGATTTTAGGTACTCAGGAAAAGATTGGGTTTAAGGAGCTCCGTGACGCTTTAGGCCTAGGCGTCGGCACCGTTTACTATCACCTCGACATGCTTTCAGACTTTCTCGAACAGGACAAGCAACGCAAGTACAGGCTAAACGAAAAGGGAAAAATGCTCTTCAGAGTTTTAAAGGAGGGAAGCATACCAGCAAGTCTCGGAATAGGCGAAACCTTCAGCCACCGAGCTACAAAATGGCTTTTTCTATCACCTCTTTTCGCCAAAACAATCAAACCTTTAAGGCTTCTACCCTTTTCCTTGGCAATCCTAGTTTTAGGGGCTTATGGAACAGCCGCTGCAAGGCTTGAACCAGCCCTATTCTTCTATTTTGAATATTCCACTCGTAGCCCAACAAGCACCATGGCGGTGTTCATTTTCAACTGGATAGGGCTATTCATATTCACAGAAGCCTTAGCCCTCGCCCTTTACAAACGCACGGGAAACGAACTACAACTCTTTACATGCATTGGACTAGCAGCCCTCCCACTGGCAATTTTCCCATACATATACGTGGCCGTTCCAAGAATCCTAAGCGAGTTTAACCTATACTATACAGAAATTGAAATGATAAGACAAGCAATATTGATAGTTCTGCAAATTTGGAGCCTACTACTTGTTTCCACAGCGGTCTGCTATGGCAAAGGCCTAAGACTAGATAAGGGCATAATCATAAGCCTAACAGCAATATACCTAAACATAGCCGCCCTCTTCATACTGGGGCGTTTCACGTAA
- a CDS encoding winged helix-turn-helix domain-containing protein, which produces MWKRNIVEMNVWGSNPSQKRRDKLYIIAEILDIAKDGVLKTQIMYRANLSFTQLNDYLEFMVKVNLIDKIVEKGKEIYKATPKGLDFLQRYRELTGLLKSENENGKNNVKVPPPHLLKRNHI; this is translated from the coding sequence TTGTGGAAGAGGAATATTGTGGAAATGAACGTTTGGGGCTCCAACCCATCCCAGAAGAGGAGAGACAAACTATACATTATCGCCGAAATTTTAGACATTGCCAAGGACGGTGTTTTAAAAACCCAGATTATGTATAGGGCTAATTTGAGCTTTACGCAGCTTAACGATTATTTGGAGTTTATGGTTAAAGTCAACCTTATTGACAAAATTGTTGAGAAGGGTAAGGAGATCTATAAGGCGACGCCTAAAGGCTTAGATTTTCTCCAACGCTACCGCGAGTTGACGGGGCTTCTTAAGTCTGAAAATGAGAATGGCAAAAATAATGTTAAGGTTCCACCACCGCATTTACTAAAAAGAAACCATATCTAA
- a CDS encoding metallophosphoesterase, whose product MGMLIGLMADTHDNLPMVEKAIKKLNEQKVEMVLHAGDYVAPFVIPKFRDLKARLIGVFGNNDGDRELLKKRFSENANLEIRGNFAEINIGKVKIALLHGSDDELLRALIKGGGFDILVHGHTHKAEVYKSGKTLVVNPGEVCGYLTGKSTIALLDMEKLEAKIIDL is encoded by the coding sequence ATGGGAATGCTGATTGGGTTAATGGCTGACACGCATGATAACCTGCCCATGGTGGAAAAAGCCATAAAAAAGCTTAACGAGCAAAAGGTTGAGATGGTTCTTCACGCTGGAGATTACGTCGCGCCTTTCGTTATACCAAAGTTTAGGGATTTGAAGGCTAGGTTAATAGGAGTCTTCGGCAACAACGATGGAGACAGAGAACTTTTAAAGAAGAGGTTTAGCGAAAACGCAAACTTGGAAATACGTGGGAATTTTGCAGAAATAAACATTGGAAAGGTAAAAATCGCTTTGCTGCATGGAAGTGATGATGAACTTTTAAGGGCCTTAATCAAGGGCGGAGGCTTCGACATATTGGTTCATGGACACACTCACAAGGCGGAAGTCTATAAAAGCGGCAAAACATTGGTGGTAAATCCAGGCGAAGTTTGCGGCTACTTAACTGGAAAATCAACCATCGCACTACTAGACATGGAAAAACTTGAAGCAAAAATAATTGATCTATAA
- the moaA gene encoding GTP 3',8-cyclase MoaA, producing the protein MVLVDSYGRPLLNLRIVLTKPCNLHCSFCHAEGEEKTAENTTEMTTEEVVRISKIAVSLGISRIKLTGGEPLLRKDIIQIVRDLASIPGLEELSMTTNGTLLEPLAKELKANGLKRVNINLPTIDGETYCKLTGGKLENVLGGVRAAVEAGLSPVKLNMLILRGVNDSQVPEMINFAREVGAVLQLIELEPINISSEYYAAYHKPLDEYDEMLKQKAIKIEARKYMQNRHIYHLPDVKVEVVHPIENTDFCWHCTRLRVTSDGKLKPCLMRNDNTVDILTPLRNGAKDEELVELFKLANKKRQPYNKLES; encoded by the coding sequence ATGGTACTAGTTGACAGCTATGGGCGTCCGCTGTTAAACCTTCGAATAGTCTTAACGAAACCTTGCAATTTGCACTGCAGTTTCTGCCACGCTGAAGGCGAAGAAAAAACAGCCGAAAACACTACAGAAATGACGACTGAAGAAGTTGTGCGCATCTCCAAGATAGCCGTCAGCTTGGGCATCTCAAGAATTAAGCTGACGGGCGGGGAACCGTTGCTCCGAAAGGACATAATACAAATAGTCAGGGACTTAGCCTCTATACCGGGCTTGGAAGAGCTATCAATGACAACAAACGGGACATTACTCGAGCCCCTGGCAAAAGAGCTTAAGGCGAATGGCTTGAAGCGTGTAAACATAAACTTGCCCACAATCGACGGCGAAACATACTGCAAACTGACGGGCGGAAAATTGGAAAACGTTTTGGGCGGTGTTAGAGCGGCTGTTGAAGCTGGACTTAGCCCGGTAAAGCTTAATATGCTTATTCTAAGAGGGGTTAACGATTCTCAAGTGCCAGAAATGATTAACTTTGCAAGGGAAGTCGGCGCAGTTCTACAACTTATTGAGCTTGAGCCAATAAACATAAGTAGCGAATACTACGCCGCCTATCACAAGCCTCTTGACGAGTATGATGAGATGTTAAAGCAGAAAGCCATAAAAATTGAAGCTAGAAAATACATGCAAAACCGCCACATATACCACTTACCAGACGTAAAGGTTGAAGTTGTCCACCCAATAGAGAACACGGATTTTTGTTGGCATTGCACACGCTTACGCGTAACAAGCGACGGAAAACTCAAACCATGCCTAATGAGAAACGACAACACAGTAGACATTTTAACGCCATTGCGAAATGGAGCAAAAGACGAAGAACTCGTTGAACTCTTTAAACTGGCCAATAAGAAAAGACAGCCATACAATAAACTTGAAAGCTAA
- a CDS encoding NosD domain-containing protein: protein MSKAGPRVITVDNDRVECPDANFTSIQEAINTANSGDTICVYAGIYYENLVINKTLTLIGQGPRLTIIRNRLNATRPAIYVTANNTVIRGFSIGEETYVPELRENVPPRMIGIYIYNVHGNEISYNIIGNNHIGICLNGSNNNVIHHNNFLGNTIQAYTYNSSGNMWDGGYPSGGNYWSDHVFVELMPEMFGGGKRYGGPGGVDLYNGPYQNESGSDGISDVPYTIDADNKDRYPLMDVVNLFIDGWLEVPGWINIVSNSTVSDFYLNQDEAFVRFKVEGEEGTMGYCRVVLPKRILWAENNQWTVLIDGGPVDHRVAEDVNNTCLYFTYNHSVRTVEIRARVVQEPPDEESPPTPPQTPEPLPITWIAAIVIIAISVAITLGVLIYRKRLMSNKS, encoded by the coding sequence TTGTCTAAGGCTGGTCCTAGGGTAATAACTGTTGATAATGACAGAGTTGAATGTCCCGATGCGAATTTCACGTCAATACAAGAGGCAATTAATACTGCAAACTCCGGAGACACCATATGTGTGTACGCTGGCATTTATTATGAAAATTTAGTTATCAACAAAACCTTGACTTTGATTGGTCAAGGACCCAGATTAACCATCATCCGCAACAGGTTGAATGCGACACGTCCGGCAATTTACGTAACAGCGAATAACACGGTCATTAGAGGTTTCAGCATAGGAGAAGAGACATATGTTCCTGAGTTGAGGGAGAACGTACCTCCAAGGATGATTGGCATATACATATATAATGTCCACGGCAACGAAATATCCTACAACATTATTGGAAATAACCATATTGGAATCTGCCTTAATGGCTCTAACAATAATGTGATCCACCATAATAATTTCTTAGGCAACACCATTCAAGCATACACCTACAATTCTTCTGGAAACATGTGGGATGGTGGCTATCCGTCAGGGGGTAACTACTGGAGCGACCACGTCTTTGTAGAGTTAATGCCCGAAATGTTTGGCGGAGGCAAACGCTACGGTGGACCCGGTGGTGTAGATTTGTATAATGGTCCATACCAAAACGAGTCTGGCAGTGATGGAATAAGCGACGTACCTTACACGATTGATGCGGATAATAAAGACCGTTACCCACTCATGGATGTTGTCAACCTCTTTATTGATGGTTGGCTGGAAGTCCCTGGATGGATCAACATAGTCAGTAACTCTACAGTTTCAGACTTCTACCTCAACCAAGACGAAGCATTCGTAAGGTTCAAAGTTGAAGGCGAAGAGGGGACGATGGGCTATTGCAGGGTCGTCTTGCCAAAAAGGATTCTGTGGGCTGAAAACAACCAATGGACTGTTCTAATAGACGGCGGACCCGTCGATCACAGAGTAGCTGAAGACGTCAACAACACATGCCTATACTTCACCTACAACCACAGTGTAAGAACTGTCGAGATCCGAGCCCGTGTCGTTCAAGAGCCGCCTGATGAAGAGAGCCCGCCAACACCACCTCAAACACCAGAGCCTCTCCCAATAACATGGATTGCCGCAATAGTGATAATAGCAATAAGTGTAGCTATCACGCTTGGCGTATTGATTTACAGAAAAAGGTTAATGTCCAACAAATCATGA
- a CDS encoding molybdenum cofactor biosynthesis protein B, translating to MSESTRRHRAEAPKRLSFGIFVVSTSRYNQLMKGEKISDESGDLIEGLVKRAEHTVSFRRLIPDDKAFIEDGVKYALNSDADVVIFCGGTGIAPSDITIETVSPFFEKTLPGFGEIFRFLSYNEIGSAAVLSRAAAGIVKGKVFFCIPGSMDAARLCLEKLILPEAAHIVKHARGK from the coding sequence ATGAGTGAGAGCACGCGTAGGCATAGGGCTGAGGCTCCCAAAAGGCTTAGTTTTGGAATTTTTGTTGTCAGCACATCCCGCTACAACCAGCTAATGAAAGGCGAAAAAATTAGCGACGAATCAGGCGACCTAATCGAAGGACTGGTTAAGCGTGCCGAACACACAGTATCCTTCCGAAGGCTTATACCCGACGATAAGGCTTTCATTGAAGATGGCGTGAAATACGCCCTAAACTCCGACGCGGACGTCGTTATTTTTTGCGGCGGAACTGGAATAGCGCCCTCCGACATAACCATCGAAACAGTTTCGCCATTCTTTGAGAAAACACTGCCCGGATTCGGCGAAATCTTCAGATTTCTAAGCTATAATGAAATTGGCTCCGCCGCGGTCTTATCAAGGGCTGCCGCCGGAATCGTGAAGGGCAAAGTTTTCTTTTGCATTCCCGGTTCCATGGACGCTGCTAGGCTTTGTCTTGAAAAGCTTATATTGCCAGAAGCAGCCCACATCGTTAAGCACGCACGTGGTAAATGA
- a CDS encoding M28 family peptidase, whose amino-acid sequence MVKRILVFPLLFLIIALLVPRCNGKHVFGFQNSLSPIETQIIELVNGTRAYGYDLALEEISLTHPDFRSSGSSGAYEAAVWIKEQFESFGLNAWLEPFTFVNWTLEAKPLLLIDQDGDVGTVYDRIGVNSFQCEHYSQPLWLSYFEDLVVLPLPPAANRSEIGLNPINMTVWNAVNTTDKIVLIGREVRWSSSWEQAFKEKLLAQRPAAVIFTWWYDWMGFTPSMHSSAGGLPLSRLGTYFWDFQIPVGFVNYADGLMIRQKEEADPRLSAYVEIKARINQNGTHYNVVGKIEGATDPQKIVIVSAHYDTVMCCGFCDNGAGVAGVIELAKVISQAVQEGLYQPAYTILFVAFAGEELYLVGSAHFVKAHKSEMTNIQAVINLDCIGSDDLYVTKTPYSQLAQKIIEAAQDLGVTIATEDPDGSDQESFRSPADVNSAIQWYWRKDLGISDAPSVASSAMLCSYPLFYSDLWYRGTPGWIHTSYDNSTSTETLNWVESDELENHIKVTLLTLIRVSPNLIPELQPSAIIVILIAGTVSICLLTRNKIIKAIHRRESSV is encoded by the coding sequence ATGGTTAAAAGAATTCTTGTTTTCCCTTTGCTGTTTTTAATCATAGCATTACTCGTGCCACGGTGTAACGGCAAACATGTCTTTGGTTTTCAAAACTCTTTAAGCCCTATTGAAACTCAAATCATCGAACTAGTCAATGGCACACGCGCTTATGGTTATGACTTGGCGTTAGAGGAGATTTCTTTGACTCATCCGGATTTCCGCTCGTCTGGTTCCAGTGGTGCTTATGAGGCGGCTGTTTGGATTAAAGAACAGTTTGAAAGTTTTGGTTTAAACGCTTGGCTTGAACCCTTCACTTTTGTAAACTGGACTTTAGAGGCTAAACCCTTGTTGCTTATAGATCAAGATGGAGATGTCGGAACCGTTTATGATCGTATCGGTGTTAACTCTTTTCAATGTGAGCATTATAGTCAACCATTATGGTTAAGTTACTTTGAAGACCTTGTGGTTCTTCCATTGCCGCCAGCAGCAAATCGAAGTGAAATAGGCTTAAATCCTATAAACATGACAGTATGGAACGCCGTAAACACGACCGACAAAATAGTTTTGATTGGCAGAGAAGTTCGTTGGAGCTCTTCTTGGGAGCAAGCATTTAAAGAAAAATTGTTGGCGCAGCGTCCTGCAGCTGTTATTTTTACATGGTGGTATGATTGGATGGGCTTCACCCCGTCCATGCATTCTTCAGCTGGAGGCTTACCATTAAGCAGGCTTGGCACATACTTCTGGGACTTCCAAATCCCCGTTGGATTTGTAAATTATGCTGATGGCTTGATGATTAGGCAGAAAGAAGAGGCTGATCCACGCTTATCCGCCTACGTAGAGATTAAGGCGCGCATAAACCAAAACGGCACCCACTACAACGTTGTTGGAAAAATCGAAGGCGCAACAGACCCTCAAAAGATTGTCATAGTTTCAGCTCATTACGACACTGTCATGTGCTGCGGCTTTTGCGACAACGGTGCTGGAGTAGCCGGCGTAATAGAGCTTGCCAAAGTCATAAGCCAAGCCGTGCAAGAAGGGCTTTATCAACCAGCCTACACAATTTTGTTTGTGGCTTTCGCCGGCGAGGAGCTTTACCTTGTAGGTTCAGCACATTTCGTTAAAGCGCATAAAAGCGAAATGACAAATATTCAAGCTGTAATCAACCTCGACTGCATCGGAAGCGACGATTTATACGTCACAAAAACTCCTTACAGCCAACTGGCACAGAAAATAATTGAGGCAGCCCAAGACTTAGGCGTGACAATTGCTACAGAAGACCCAGATGGCTCGGATCAAGAGTCCTTTCGCAGCCCCGCGGATGTTAACTCCGCGATTCAATGGTACTGGCGCAAAGATTTGGGGATTTCAGACGCGCCCTCTGTAGCGTCAAGTGCTATGCTTTGTTCCTATCCGCTTTTCTATAGCGATTTATGGTATAGGGGCACTCCTGGCTGGATTCACACATCCTATGACAATTCGACTTCGACGGAAACCCTAAATTGGGTGGAATCAGACGAGCTTGAAAACCACATAAAAGTAACTCTTCTTACTTTGATTCGCGTTTCACCCAACCTCATTCCAGAGCTTCAACCCTCCGCAATAATAGTCATTTTAATAGCTGGCACGGTCAGCATTTGCCTATTAACCCGCAATAAAATTATAAAGGCAATACATAGAAGAGAATCCAGCGTTTAA
- the moaC gene encoding cyclic pyranopterin monophosphate synthase MoaC, producing MVDITGKPKVYREATATGRIRLKPETINLIKSGKVEKGDPFYTAKIAGTLAAKETSILIPFCHPLTLTNVKVNIEILDESVVEVSSTVKTEAQTGVEMEALVATTISLLTIWDMVKQYEKDEGGQYPSTVIEEIRVVEKIKK from the coding sequence ATGGTTGACATAACCGGAAAGCCAAAAGTTTACCGCGAGGCAACAGCCACCGGAAGGATTAGGCTAAAACCAGAAACCATAAACCTGATAAAAAGTGGAAAAGTTGAAAAGGGCGACCCGTTTTACACGGCTAAAATCGCCGGAACCCTAGCGGCAAAAGAAACAAGCATCCTAATACCCTTCTGCCACCCGCTGACCCTAACAAACGTGAAAGTGAACATAGAAATCCTAGACGAATCAGTGGTTGAGGTTTCTTCTACCGTTAAAACCGAAGCCCAAACAGGCGTCGAGATGGAAGCCTTAGTGGCAACAACCATAAGCCTCCTAACAATTTGGGATATGGTAAAACAGTACGAGAAGGACGAAGGAGGGCAGTATCCATCAACAGTTATTGAAGAAATCCGTGTTGTTGAGAAAATTAAAAAGTGA
- a CDS encoding winged helix-turn-helix domain-containing protein: MQIEDVLGNRLRIKILKILNLMGELNVSEVARRIGANYKTTMEHLKILEDEGILHHKRFGRIRLYRFDTNSAKARAIQSLIESWEKNEKADKAFQNH, translated from the coding sequence ATGCAAATAGAAGATGTTCTTGGAAACAGGCTTCGCATAAAAATTTTGAAAATCCTTAATCTGATGGGAGAGCTGAACGTTTCAGAAGTAGCCAGAAGAATAGGTGCAAACTATAAAACAACAATGGAGCATTTGAAAATCCTCGAAGACGAGGGAATTCTCCACCATAAAAGATTTGGAAGAATTCGCTTATACCGCTTTGACACAAACTCTGCAAAGGCTAGGGCTATACAAAGCCTAATCGAAAGTTGGGAGAAAAACGAAAAAGCTGACAAAGCCTTTCAGAACCATTAA
- a CDS encoding ORC1-type DNA replication protein → MSSYRSVFKDEAKLDINYIPSRLPHREAEMRLLKEFFSFTLTAPEKMAQRVLIVGDVGTGKTALSQRFGADITQQAKQKGINLNYIHVNCRQYRGSLFLILHHAVSFFHPTFPKRGFSAEELLNIFLQVLDEQNAYAILTLDEFESLIDREGAEPVYKLTRLQEARLGKPQRVSLICILKSLKAMEGLDLSTRSTLQSNIIQLEPYSREQLVDIINDRVQLAFKPLTVQEETVNLIAELASSEGGNARFAIELLWRAGKYADAEDLGTVTPECVRKAVSSIYTIAKKSDLATLSLHEKLFLLGVARFFKENSDRAYASLTEVERAYAVVCEEFGLQPYSHTQLWKYLQMLSAIGIIKKSVSSSVRRGRTTLVCLPGIPAQELERELTTLLGREIEGR, encoded by the coding sequence TTGTCATCCTACAGAAGTGTGTTTAAGGACGAGGCGAAGCTTGACATAAACTATATTCCAAGCAGACTCCCTCATAGAGAGGCTGAAATGCGACTTCTCAAGGAATTTTTCAGCTTCACACTTACTGCCCCAGAGAAAATGGCTCAAAGAGTCTTAATAGTTGGGGATGTTGGAACTGGGAAAACTGCCCTTTCCCAAAGGTTTGGAGCAGACATAACCCAGCAAGCCAAGCAGAAAGGGATAAACCTTAACTATATTCATGTAAACTGCCGCCAATACCGTGGAAGTCTATTCCTAATACTCCACCACGCAGTCTCATTTTTCCACCCAACATTTCCAAAACGTGGCTTTTCAGCGGAAGAACTGCTAAACATTTTCCTACAAGTTTTAGACGAGCAGAACGCCTACGCCATTTTAACACTAGACGAGTTTGAAAGCCTAATTGATAGGGAAGGAGCAGAGCCGGTTTACAAGCTCACACGCCTCCAAGAGGCAAGGCTTGGCAAGCCACAAAGGGTTTCCCTCATATGCATATTGAAAAGCTTGAAGGCTATGGAGGGACTTGACCTGAGCACTAGGAGCACGCTGCAATCCAACATAATACAACTTGAACCCTACAGCCGAGAACAACTTGTGGATATTATAAACGATAGGGTTCAACTAGCCTTCAAACCCCTAACCGTTCAAGAAGAAACTGTAAATCTCATCGCTGAGCTTGCCAGTTCAGAAGGCGGAAACGCCCGCTTCGCCATAGAACTCCTATGGAGGGCTGGGAAATATGCTGACGCCGAAGACTTAGGTACGGTGACACCTGAATGTGTTAGAAAAGCTGTTTCAAGCATATACACGATTGCAAAGAAAAGCGACCTTGCCACACTAAGCCTACACGAGAAGCTCTTCTTACTGGGCGTGGCGCGGTTCTTTAAAGAAAACAGTGATAGAGCCTATGCCTCCCTAACAGAGGTGGAGCGGGCATACGCTGTTGTATGCGAAGAGTTTGGTTTGCAACCTTACTCCCACACGCAACTTTGGAAGTACTTGCAAATGCTTTCAGCCATAGGCATAATTAAGAAAAGCGTATCATCCTCTGTTCGGCGGGGAAGAACCACACTTGTATGTCTACCTGGAATTCCAGCGCAAGAGCTGGAAAGGGAGCTAACCACCCTTCTAGGAAGGGAAATTGAAGGCAGATAA
- a CDS encoding arginine decarboxylase, pyruvoyl-dependent, with the protein MIPKYFFLTKGVGKHKEQLQSFELALRNAGIHHCNIVNVSSIIPPGCKLIPKEKGLKMLRPGEITFVVLARNQTNEPHRLIAASIGVAIPSGKNNYGYLSEHHSFGQTDEVAGDYAEDLAATMLATTMGIPFDPQTAWDERKQQFRASGLIIKTTNITQSATGDKNGLWTTVIAAAVFVPGRRT; encoded by the coding sequence ATGATTCCAAAATACTTCTTTCTAACAAAGGGCGTTGGAAAACATAAGGAGCAACTTCAATCCTTCGAGTTGGCACTGCGGAACGCTGGAATTCATCACTGCAACATAGTGAACGTTTCAAGCATAATACCGCCCGGCTGCAAGCTCATCCCAAAGGAGAAAGGGTTAAAAATGCTTAGACCTGGCGAAATAACCTTTGTTGTCTTGGCTAGAAACCAAACAAACGAGCCGCATAGGCTTATTGCTGCCTCGATAGGCGTGGCAATACCATCTGGCAAGAATAATTACGGCTATTTGTCAGAGCACCACTCTTTTGGGCAGACAGATGAGGTGGCTGGAGACTATGCTGAGGATTTGGCTGCAACGATGCTGGCAACAACTATGGGAATCCCCTTCGACCCCCAGACGGCTTGGGATGAGCGGAAACAACAGTTTAGGGCAAGCGGACTCATCATTAAAACCACGAATATAACGCAGTCAGCCACAGGCGACAAAAACGGCTTATGGACAACGGTCATTGCTGCGGCTGTCTTCGTTCCTGGAAGAAGAACCTAA